From the genome of Gorilla gorilla gorilla isolate KB3781 chromosome 4, NHGRI_mGorGor1-v2.1_pri, whole genome shotgun sequence, one region includes:
- the PLEKHH3 gene encoding pleckstrin homology domain-containing family H member 3 isoform X1 has protein sequence MPLPGGLWWLLCCRRGFTLLHRDYGDGELSGDGDEDEDEETFELRTPSPAGGGRGPLEVTLTQPVRSGPVSNRLQSWEETWSLIPEKGLPEDDPDIVVKGWLYREPRGGGARPWLPPRRAWFVLTRDSLDQFSSSGKGARRLGSLVLTSLCSVTGPERRRKETGLWSVTVSGRKHSVRLCSPRQAEAERWGVALREVIASKAPLETPTQLLLRDIQESCGDPEAVALIYLRNPILRHTSGALYAPLLPLPYGVSAPGPGYAPLREEAVRLFLALQALEGARRPGPLMQGVLQTCRDLPALRDELFLQLAKQTSGPAGPPGLPATQDPAALRYWQLLTCMSCTFRPGGAVRGHLLGHLERTEQALPDSELAEYARFIRKALGRTRGRELVPSLAEISALSQRRELLCTVHCPGAGACAVAIDSHTTAGEVARELVGRLGLARSRNAFALYEQRGAQERALAGGTLVADVLTRFENLAAEEAGLEDSPDSGWRLCLRLHGPLHPEGLSPDGHELPFLFEQAHALLLRGRPPPPDDTLRALAALRLQSLHRDFSPRVPLPRLDRLLPPPAPPREDPPRPTPRPPPSAALLAGALWSPGLAKRRAERARRGGAGRTAGSIAREGGGGAGTAAAVLGGWKRLRGMGRAEAMAAYLALAAQCPGFGAARYDVLELSTEPGGGAPQKLCLGLGAKAMSLSRPGETEPIHSVSYGHVAACQLMGPHTLALRVGESQLLLQSPQVEEIMQLVNAYLANPSPERPCSSSSPPCQDLPDTSPPSQCPGLDEPQGQSGCLGQLQD, from the exons ATGCCTCTCCCCGGGGGACTATGGTGGCTTCTCTGCTGCCGTCGAGGCTTCACCCTTCTGCACCGGGACTACGGGGACGGCGAGCTTAGCGGGGACGGGGACGAGGACGAGGACGAGGAAACCTTTGAGCTGCGGACCCCGAGTCCAGCGGGCGGCGGGAGG GGTCCCCTGGAAGTGACGCTGACTCAGCCAGTGAGGAGCGGGCCTGTCTCCAACAG gctgcagagctGGGAGGAGACTTGGAGCCTCATCCCGGAGAAAGGGCTGCCGGAGGACGACCCGGACATCGTTGTGAAAG GTTGGCTGTACCGGGAGCCTCGCGGAGGAGGGGCGCGGCCCTGGCTGCCCCCGCGCCGAGCCTGGTTTGTGCTCACGCGGGACTCCCTGGATCAGTTCAGCAGCAGCGGGAAAGGGGCGCGGCGTCTCGGGAGCCTCGTGCTCACCAGCCTGTGCTCGGTGACCGGCCCAGAGCGCAGGCGTAAGGAGACAG GTCTGTGGTCAGTGACTGTGTCTGGTCGGAAACACAGTGTCCGCCTCTGCTCCCCACGCCAGGCAGAGGCTGAGCGCTGGGGGGTGGCATTGCGGGAAGTGATCGCCTCCAAGGCACCCCTGGAGACCCCCACCCAGCTACTGCTCAGGGACATACAG GAAAGTTGCGGGGACCCAGAGGCCGTTGCCCTCATTTACCTGAGGAACCCGATTCTGAGACACACTAGTGGAGCCTTGTATGCCCCACTCCTGCCCCTGCCCTATGGAGTCAGCGCCCCAG GTCCGGGCTATGCACCCCTGCGCGAGGAGGCGGTGCGGCTGTTCTTGGCGCTGCAGGCGCTGGAGGGGGCGCGGCGCCCCGGGCCCTTGATGCAGGGTGTGCTCCAAACCTGCCGGGACTTGCCCGCGCTCCGGGATGAACTCTTCCTGCAGCTGGCTAAGCAGACCTCGGGCCCTGCAGGTCCCCCCGGGCTCCCGGCTACCCAAGACCCTGCGGCCCTGCGGTACTGGCAACTCCTCACCTGCATGAGCTGCACCTTCCGACCTGGGGGAGCTGTGCGGGGGCACCTCCTGGGGCACTTGGAGAG GACCGAGCAGGCACTCCCGGACTCGGAACTGGCGGAATATGCTCGCTTCATCCGGAAAGCGCTGGGCCGGACGCGCGGCAGAGAGCTGGTGCCCTCGCTGGCGGAGATTTCCGCGTTGAGCCAACGGCGGGAGCTGCTGTGTACCGTGCACTGTCCGGGGGCTGGTGCCTGTGCTGTGGCCATCGACTCCCACACCACGGCGGGGGAG GTGGCTCGAGAGCTGGTGGGGCGGCTGGGCTTGGCCCGGAGCCGCAACGCATTCGCGCTGTACGAGCAGCGAGGGGCCCAGGAGCGAGCCCTGGCTGGGGGGACTCTCGTGGCCGACGTGCTCACCAGGTTTGAGAA CTTGGCCGCGGAGGAAGCTGGGTTGGAGGACTCGCCCGACTCCGGGTGGAGACTATGTCTGCGTCTTCACGGACCTCTGCACCCTGAGGGGCTGTCCCCAGACGGTCACGAACTGCCTTTCCTCTTTGAGCAG GCTCACGCTCTGCTGCTGCGGGGCCGGCCGCCCCCACCCGACGACACGCTGCGCGCCCTGGCGGCGCTGCGCCTGCAGAGCCTGCATCGGGACTTCTCTCCGCGGGTGCCCCTGCCCCGCCTGGACCGCCTGCtcccgcccccggccccgccgCGCGAAGACCCGCCCCGCCCGACACCCAGGCCGCCCCCTTCCGCTGCCCTGCTGGCCGGGGCGCTCTGGAGCCCGGGCCTGGCCAAGAGGCGGGCGGAGCGGGCCCGGCGCGGCGGGGCCGGCCGCACTGCGGGAAGCATTGCCCGCGAGGGAGGAGGCGGCGCCGGCACGGCAGCTGCCGTGCTGGGCGGCTGGAAGCGGCTACGGGGCATGGGCCGAGCTGAGGCCATGGCCGCCTACCTGGCCCTGGCGGCGCAGTGTCCGGGGTTCGGCGCTGCTCGGTATGACGTTCTGGAGCTGAGCACG GAGCCTGGTGGGGGTGCTCCACAGAAGCTGTGCCTGGGCTTGGGAGCCAAGGCCATGTCCCTCTCCCGGCCAGGGGAGACAGAGCCCATCCACAGTGTCAGCTATGGCCATGTGGCCGCCTGCCAGCTAATGGGCCCCCACACCCTGGCCTTGAGGGTGGGAGAGAGCCAGCTCCTCCTGCAGAGCCCCCAG GTGGAAGAGATCATGCAGCTGGTGAATGCCTACTTGGCCAACCCCTCCCCCGAGAGGCCCTGCAGCAGCTCTTCTCCTCCATGCCAAGACCTGCCAGACACCTCCCCTCCCAGCCAGTGCCCGGGCCTGGACGAGCCCCAGGGACAGTCTGGCTGCTTGGGGCAGCTGCAGGACTGA
- the PLEKHH3 gene encoding pleckstrin homology domain-containing family H member 3 isoform X3 produces MPLPGGLWWLLCCRRGFTLLHRDYGDGELSGDGDEDEDEETFELRTPSPAGGGRGPLEVTLTQPVRSGPVSNRLQSWEETWSLIPEKGLPEDDPDIVVKGWLYREPRGGGARPWLPPRRAWFVLTRDSLDQFSSSGKGARRLGSLVLTSLCSVTGPERRRKETGLWSVTVSGRKHSVRLCSPRQAEAERWGVALREVIASKAPLETPTQLLLRDIQESCGDPEAVALIYLRNPILRHTSGALYAPLLPLPYGVSAPGPGYAPLREEAVRLFLALQALEGARRPGPLMQGVLQTCRDLPALRDELFLQLAKQTSGPAGPPGLPATQDPAALRYWQLLTCMSCTFRPGGAVRGHLLGHLERTEQALPDSELAEYARFIRKALGRTRGRELVPSLAEISALSQRRELLCTVHCPGAGACAVAIDSHTTAGEVARELVGRLGLARSRNAFALYEQRGAQERALAGGTLVADVLTSLAAEEAGLEDSPDSGWRLCLRLHGPLHPEGLSPDGHELPFLFEQAHALLLRGRPPPPDDTLRALAALRLQSLHRDFSPRVPLPRLDRLLPPPAPPREDPPRPTPRPPPSAALLAGALWSPGLAKRRAERARRGGAGRTAGSIAREGGGGAGTAAAVLGGWKRLRGMGRAEAMAAYLALAAQCPGFGAARYDVLELSTEPGGGAPQKLCLGLGAKAMSLSRPGETEPIHSVSYGHVAACQLMGPHTLALRVGESQLLLQSPQVEEIMQLVNAYLANPSPERPCSSSSPPCQDLPDTSPPSQCPGLDEPQGQSGCLGQLQD; encoded by the exons ATGCCTCTCCCCGGGGGACTATGGTGGCTTCTCTGCTGCCGTCGAGGCTTCACCCTTCTGCACCGGGACTACGGGGACGGCGAGCTTAGCGGGGACGGGGACGAGGACGAGGACGAGGAAACCTTTGAGCTGCGGACCCCGAGTCCAGCGGGCGGCGGGAGG GGTCCCCTGGAAGTGACGCTGACTCAGCCAGTGAGGAGCGGGCCTGTCTCCAACAG gctgcagagctGGGAGGAGACTTGGAGCCTCATCCCGGAGAAAGGGCTGCCGGAGGACGACCCGGACATCGTTGTGAAAG GTTGGCTGTACCGGGAGCCTCGCGGAGGAGGGGCGCGGCCCTGGCTGCCCCCGCGCCGAGCCTGGTTTGTGCTCACGCGGGACTCCCTGGATCAGTTCAGCAGCAGCGGGAAAGGGGCGCGGCGTCTCGGGAGCCTCGTGCTCACCAGCCTGTGCTCGGTGACCGGCCCAGAGCGCAGGCGTAAGGAGACAG GTCTGTGGTCAGTGACTGTGTCTGGTCGGAAACACAGTGTCCGCCTCTGCTCCCCACGCCAGGCAGAGGCTGAGCGCTGGGGGGTGGCATTGCGGGAAGTGATCGCCTCCAAGGCACCCCTGGAGACCCCCACCCAGCTACTGCTCAGGGACATACAG GAAAGTTGCGGGGACCCAGAGGCCGTTGCCCTCATTTACCTGAGGAACCCGATTCTGAGACACACTAGTGGAGCCTTGTATGCCCCACTCCTGCCCCTGCCCTATGGAGTCAGCGCCCCAG GTCCGGGCTATGCACCCCTGCGCGAGGAGGCGGTGCGGCTGTTCTTGGCGCTGCAGGCGCTGGAGGGGGCGCGGCGCCCCGGGCCCTTGATGCAGGGTGTGCTCCAAACCTGCCGGGACTTGCCCGCGCTCCGGGATGAACTCTTCCTGCAGCTGGCTAAGCAGACCTCGGGCCCTGCAGGTCCCCCCGGGCTCCCGGCTACCCAAGACCCTGCGGCCCTGCGGTACTGGCAACTCCTCACCTGCATGAGCTGCACCTTCCGACCTGGGGGAGCTGTGCGGGGGCACCTCCTGGGGCACTTGGAGAG GACCGAGCAGGCACTCCCGGACTCGGAACTGGCGGAATATGCTCGCTTCATCCGGAAAGCGCTGGGCCGGACGCGCGGCAGAGAGCTGGTGCCCTCGCTGGCGGAGATTTCCGCGTTGAGCCAACGGCGGGAGCTGCTGTGTACCGTGCACTGTCCGGGGGCTGGTGCCTGTGCTGTGGCCATCGACTCCCACACCACGGCGGGGGAG GTGGCTCGAGAGCTGGTGGGGCGGCTGGGCTTGGCCCGGAGCCGCAACGCATTCGCGCTGTACGAGCAGCGAGGGGCCCAGGAGCGAGCCCTGGCTGGGGGGACTCTCGTGGCCGACGTGCTCACCAG CTTGGCCGCGGAGGAAGCTGGGTTGGAGGACTCGCCCGACTCCGGGTGGAGACTATGTCTGCGTCTTCACGGACCTCTGCACCCTGAGGGGCTGTCCCCAGACGGTCACGAACTGCCTTTCCTCTTTGAGCAG GCTCACGCTCTGCTGCTGCGGGGCCGGCCGCCCCCACCCGACGACACGCTGCGCGCCCTGGCGGCGCTGCGCCTGCAGAGCCTGCATCGGGACTTCTCTCCGCGGGTGCCCCTGCCCCGCCTGGACCGCCTGCtcccgcccccggccccgccgCGCGAAGACCCGCCCCGCCCGACACCCAGGCCGCCCCCTTCCGCTGCCCTGCTGGCCGGGGCGCTCTGGAGCCCGGGCCTGGCCAAGAGGCGGGCGGAGCGGGCCCGGCGCGGCGGGGCCGGCCGCACTGCGGGAAGCATTGCCCGCGAGGGAGGAGGCGGCGCCGGCACGGCAGCTGCCGTGCTGGGCGGCTGGAAGCGGCTACGGGGCATGGGCCGAGCTGAGGCCATGGCCGCCTACCTGGCCCTGGCGGCGCAGTGTCCGGGGTTCGGCGCTGCTCGGTATGACGTTCTGGAGCTGAGCACG GAGCCTGGTGGGGGTGCTCCACAGAAGCTGTGCCTGGGCTTGGGAGCCAAGGCCATGTCCCTCTCCCGGCCAGGGGAGACAGAGCCCATCCACAGTGTCAGCTATGGCCATGTGGCCGCCTGCCAGCTAATGGGCCCCCACACCCTGGCCTTGAGGGTGGGAGAGAGCCAGCTCCTCCTGCAGAGCCCCCAG GTGGAAGAGATCATGCAGCTGGTGAATGCCTACTTGGCCAACCCCTCCCCCGAGAGGCCCTGCAGCAGCTCTTCTCCTCCATGCCAAGACCTGCCAGACACCTCCCCTCCCAGCCAGTGCCCGGGCCTGGACGAGCCCCAGGGACAGTCTGGCTGCTTGGGGCAGCTGCAGGACTGA
- the PLEKHH3 gene encoding pleckstrin homology domain-containing family H member 3 isoform X5: MPLPGGLWWLLCCRRGFTLLHRDYGDGELSGDGDEDEDEETFELRTPSPAGGGRGPLEVTLTQPVRSGPVSNRLQSWEETWSLIPEKGLPEDDPDIVVKGWLYREPRGGGARPWLPPRRAWFVLTRDSLDQFSSSGKGARRLGSLVLTSLCSVTGPERRRKETGLWSVTVSGRKHSVRLCSPRQAEAERWGVALREVIASKAPLETPTQLLLRDIQESCGDPEAVALIYLRNPILRHTSGALYAPLLPLPYGVSAPGPGYAPLREEAVRLFLALQALEGARRPGPLMQGVLQTCRDLPALRDELFLQLAKQTSGPAGPPGLPATQDPAALRYWQLLTCMSCTFRPGGAVRGHLLGHLERTEQALPDSELAEYARFIRKALGRTRGRELVPSLAEISALSQRRELLCTVHCPGAGACAVAIDSHTTAGEVARELVGRLGLARSRNAFALYEQRGAQERALAGGTLVADVLTRFENLAAEEAGLEDSPDSGWRLCLRLHGPLHPEGLSPDGHELPFLFEQAHALLLRGRPPPPDDTLRALAALRLQSLHRDFSPRVPLPRLDRLLPPPAPPREDPPRPTPRPPPSAALLAGALWSPGLAKRRAERARRGGAGRTAGSIAREGGGGAGTAAAVLGGWKRLRGMGRAEAMAAYLALAAQCPGFGAARSLVGVLHRSCAWAWEPRPCPSPGQGRQSPSTVSAMAMWPPAS, encoded by the exons ATGCCTCTCCCCGGGGGACTATGGTGGCTTCTCTGCTGCCGTCGAGGCTTCACCCTTCTGCACCGGGACTACGGGGACGGCGAGCTTAGCGGGGACGGGGACGAGGACGAGGACGAGGAAACCTTTGAGCTGCGGACCCCGAGTCCAGCGGGCGGCGGGAGG GGTCCCCTGGAAGTGACGCTGACTCAGCCAGTGAGGAGCGGGCCTGTCTCCAACAG gctgcagagctGGGAGGAGACTTGGAGCCTCATCCCGGAGAAAGGGCTGCCGGAGGACGACCCGGACATCGTTGTGAAAG GTTGGCTGTACCGGGAGCCTCGCGGAGGAGGGGCGCGGCCCTGGCTGCCCCCGCGCCGAGCCTGGTTTGTGCTCACGCGGGACTCCCTGGATCAGTTCAGCAGCAGCGGGAAAGGGGCGCGGCGTCTCGGGAGCCTCGTGCTCACCAGCCTGTGCTCGGTGACCGGCCCAGAGCGCAGGCGTAAGGAGACAG GTCTGTGGTCAGTGACTGTGTCTGGTCGGAAACACAGTGTCCGCCTCTGCTCCCCACGCCAGGCAGAGGCTGAGCGCTGGGGGGTGGCATTGCGGGAAGTGATCGCCTCCAAGGCACCCCTGGAGACCCCCACCCAGCTACTGCTCAGGGACATACAG GAAAGTTGCGGGGACCCAGAGGCCGTTGCCCTCATTTACCTGAGGAACCCGATTCTGAGACACACTAGTGGAGCCTTGTATGCCCCACTCCTGCCCCTGCCCTATGGAGTCAGCGCCCCAG GTCCGGGCTATGCACCCCTGCGCGAGGAGGCGGTGCGGCTGTTCTTGGCGCTGCAGGCGCTGGAGGGGGCGCGGCGCCCCGGGCCCTTGATGCAGGGTGTGCTCCAAACCTGCCGGGACTTGCCCGCGCTCCGGGATGAACTCTTCCTGCAGCTGGCTAAGCAGACCTCGGGCCCTGCAGGTCCCCCCGGGCTCCCGGCTACCCAAGACCCTGCGGCCCTGCGGTACTGGCAACTCCTCACCTGCATGAGCTGCACCTTCCGACCTGGGGGAGCTGTGCGGGGGCACCTCCTGGGGCACTTGGAGAG GACCGAGCAGGCACTCCCGGACTCGGAACTGGCGGAATATGCTCGCTTCATCCGGAAAGCGCTGGGCCGGACGCGCGGCAGAGAGCTGGTGCCCTCGCTGGCGGAGATTTCCGCGTTGAGCCAACGGCGGGAGCTGCTGTGTACCGTGCACTGTCCGGGGGCTGGTGCCTGTGCTGTGGCCATCGACTCCCACACCACGGCGGGGGAG GTGGCTCGAGAGCTGGTGGGGCGGCTGGGCTTGGCCCGGAGCCGCAACGCATTCGCGCTGTACGAGCAGCGAGGGGCCCAGGAGCGAGCCCTGGCTGGGGGGACTCTCGTGGCCGACGTGCTCACCAGGTTTGAGAA CTTGGCCGCGGAGGAAGCTGGGTTGGAGGACTCGCCCGACTCCGGGTGGAGACTATGTCTGCGTCTTCACGGACCTCTGCACCCTGAGGGGCTGTCCCCAGACGGTCACGAACTGCCTTTCCTCTTTGAGCAG GCTCACGCTCTGCTGCTGCGGGGCCGGCCGCCCCCACCCGACGACACGCTGCGCGCCCTGGCGGCGCTGCGCCTGCAGAGCCTGCATCGGGACTTCTCTCCGCGGGTGCCCCTGCCCCGCCTGGACCGCCTGCtcccgcccccggccccgccgCGCGAAGACCCGCCCCGCCCGACACCCAGGCCGCCCCCTTCCGCTGCCCTGCTGGCCGGGGCGCTCTGGAGCCCGGGCCTGGCCAAGAGGCGGGCGGAGCGGGCCCGGCGCGGCGGGGCCGGCCGCACTGCGGGAAGCATTGCCCGCGAGGGAGGAGGCGGCGCCGGCACGGCAGCTGCCGTGCTGGGCGGCTGGAAGCGGCTACGGGGCATGGGCCGAGCTGAGGCCATGGCCGCCTACCTGGCCCTGGCGGCGCAGTGTCCGGGGTTCGGCGCTGCTCG GAGCCTGGTGGGGGTGCTCCACAGAAGCTGTGCCTGGGCTTGGGAGCCAAGGCCATGTCCCTCTCCCGGCCAGGGGAGACAGAGCCCATCCACAGTGTCAGCTATGGCCATGTGGCCGCCTGCCAGCTAA
- the PLEKHH3 gene encoding pleckstrin homology domain-containing family H member 3 isoform X2, which produces MRELLLRRPGRGGEVIPGLGSVAGTPRRGRWELFEDPSSLPCHSGQNSRLSRGPLEVTLTQPVRSGPVSNRLQSWEETWSLIPEKGLPEDDPDIVVKGWLYREPRGGGARPWLPPRRAWFVLTRDSLDQFSSSGKGARRLGSLVLTSLCSVTGPERRRKETGLWSVTVSGRKHSVRLCSPRQAEAERWGVALREVIASKAPLETPTQLLLRDIQESCGDPEAVALIYLRNPILRHTSGALYAPLLPLPYGVSAPGPGYAPLREEAVRLFLALQALEGARRPGPLMQGVLQTCRDLPALRDELFLQLAKQTSGPAGPPGLPATQDPAALRYWQLLTCMSCTFRPGGAVRGHLLGHLERTEQALPDSELAEYARFIRKALGRTRGRELVPSLAEISALSQRRELLCTVHCPGAGACAVAIDSHTTAGEVARELVGRLGLARSRNAFALYEQRGAQERALAGGTLVADVLTRFENLAAEEAGLEDSPDSGWRLCLRLHGPLHPEGLSPDGHELPFLFEQAHALLLRGRPPPPDDTLRALAALRLQSLHRDFSPRVPLPRLDRLLPPPAPPREDPPRPTPRPPPSAALLAGALWSPGLAKRRAERARRGGAGRTAGSIAREGGGGAGTAAAVLGGWKRLRGMGRAEAMAAYLALAAQCPGFGAARYDVLELSTEPGGGAPQKLCLGLGAKAMSLSRPGETEPIHSVSYGHVAACQLMGPHTLALRVGESQLLLQSPQVEEIMQLVNAYLANPSPERPCSSSSPPCQDLPDTSPPSQCPGLDEPQGQSGCLGQLQD; this is translated from the exons ATGCGAGAGCTCCTGCTGCGGAGACCTGGACGAGGGGGAGAAGTCATCCCAGGATTGGGGTCTGTGGCGGGGACCCCACGGAGAGGGAggtgggagctctttgaggaccCCTCCTCATTACCCTGCCACTCAGGACAGAACTCTCGGCTTTCCCGG GGTCCCCTGGAAGTGACGCTGACTCAGCCAGTGAGGAGCGGGCCTGTCTCCAACAG gctgcagagctGGGAGGAGACTTGGAGCCTCATCCCGGAGAAAGGGCTGCCGGAGGACGACCCGGACATCGTTGTGAAAG GTTGGCTGTACCGGGAGCCTCGCGGAGGAGGGGCGCGGCCCTGGCTGCCCCCGCGCCGAGCCTGGTTTGTGCTCACGCGGGACTCCCTGGATCAGTTCAGCAGCAGCGGGAAAGGGGCGCGGCGTCTCGGGAGCCTCGTGCTCACCAGCCTGTGCTCGGTGACCGGCCCAGAGCGCAGGCGTAAGGAGACAG GTCTGTGGTCAGTGACTGTGTCTGGTCGGAAACACAGTGTCCGCCTCTGCTCCCCACGCCAGGCAGAGGCTGAGCGCTGGGGGGTGGCATTGCGGGAAGTGATCGCCTCCAAGGCACCCCTGGAGACCCCCACCCAGCTACTGCTCAGGGACATACAG GAAAGTTGCGGGGACCCAGAGGCCGTTGCCCTCATTTACCTGAGGAACCCGATTCTGAGACACACTAGTGGAGCCTTGTATGCCCCACTCCTGCCCCTGCCCTATGGAGTCAGCGCCCCAG GTCCGGGCTATGCACCCCTGCGCGAGGAGGCGGTGCGGCTGTTCTTGGCGCTGCAGGCGCTGGAGGGGGCGCGGCGCCCCGGGCCCTTGATGCAGGGTGTGCTCCAAACCTGCCGGGACTTGCCCGCGCTCCGGGATGAACTCTTCCTGCAGCTGGCTAAGCAGACCTCGGGCCCTGCAGGTCCCCCCGGGCTCCCGGCTACCCAAGACCCTGCGGCCCTGCGGTACTGGCAACTCCTCACCTGCATGAGCTGCACCTTCCGACCTGGGGGAGCTGTGCGGGGGCACCTCCTGGGGCACTTGGAGAG GACCGAGCAGGCACTCCCGGACTCGGAACTGGCGGAATATGCTCGCTTCATCCGGAAAGCGCTGGGCCGGACGCGCGGCAGAGAGCTGGTGCCCTCGCTGGCGGAGATTTCCGCGTTGAGCCAACGGCGGGAGCTGCTGTGTACCGTGCACTGTCCGGGGGCTGGTGCCTGTGCTGTGGCCATCGACTCCCACACCACGGCGGGGGAG GTGGCTCGAGAGCTGGTGGGGCGGCTGGGCTTGGCCCGGAGCCGCAACGCATTCGCGCTGTACGAGCAGCGAGGGGCCCAGGAGCGAGCCCTGGCTGGGGGGACTCTCGTGGCCGACGTGCTCACCAGGTTTGAGAA CTTGGCCGCGGAGGAAGCTGGGTTGGAGGACTCGCCCGACTCCGGGTGGAGACTATGTCTGCGTCTTCACGGACCTCTGCACCCTGAGGGGCTGTCCCCAGACGGTCACGAACTGCCTTTCCTCTTTGAGCAG GCTCACGCTCTGCTGCTGCGGGGCCGGCCGCCCCCACCCGACGACACGCTGCGCGCCCTGGCGGCGCTGCGCCTGCAGAGCCTGCATCGGGACTTCTCTCCGCGGGTGCCCCTGCCCCGCCTGGACCGCCTGCtcccgcccccggccccgccgCGCGAAGACCCGCCCCGCCCGACACCCAGGCCGCCCCCTTCCGCTGCCCTGCTGGCCGGGGCGCTCTGGAGCCCGGGCCTGGCCAAGAGGCGGGCGGAGCGGGCCCGGCGCGGCGGGGCCGGCCGCACTGCGGGAAGCATTGCCCGCGAGGGAGGAGGCGGCGCCGGCACGGCAGCTGCCGTGCTGGGCGGCTGGAAGCGGCTACGGGGCATGGGCCGAGCTGAGGCCATGGCCGCCTACCTGGCCCTGGCGGCGCAGTGTCCGGGGTTCGGCGCTGCTCGGTATGACGTTCTGGAGCTGAGCACG GAGCCTGGTGGGGGTGCTCCACAGAAGCTGTGCCTGGGCTTGGGAGCCAAGGCCATGTCCCTCTCCCGGCCAGGGGAGACAGAGCCCATCCACAGTGTCAGCTATGGCCATGTGGCCGCCTGCCAGCTAATGGGCCCCCACACCCTGGCCTTGAGGGTGGGAGAGAGCCAGCTCCTCCTGCAGAGCCCCCAG GTGGAAGAGATCATGCAGCTGGTGAATGCCTACTTGGCCAACCCCTCCCCCGAGAGGCCCTGCAGCAGCTCTTCTCCTCCATGCCAAGACCTGCCAGACACCTCCCCTCCCAGCCAGTGCCCGGGCCTGGACGAGCCCCAGGGACAGTCTGGCTGCTTGGGGCAGCTGCAGGACTGA
- the PLEKHH3 gene encoding pleckstrin homology domain-containing family H member 3 isoform X4: MQGVLQTCRDLPALRDELFLQLAKQTSGPAGPPGLPATQDPAALRYWQLLTCMSCTFRPGGAVRGHLLGHLERTEQALPDSELAEYARFIRKALGRTRGRELVPSLAEISALSQRRELLCTVHCPGAGACAVAIDSHTTAGEVARELVGRLGLARSRNAFALYEQRGAQERALAGGTLVADVLTSLAAEEAGLEDSPDSGWRLCLRLHGPLHPEGLSPDGHELPFLFEQAHALLLRGRPPPPDDTLRALAALRLQSLHRDFSPRVPLPRLDRLLPPPAPPREDPPRPTPRPPPSAALLAGALWSPGLAKRRAERARRGGAGRTAGSIAREGGGGAGTAAAVLGGWKRLRGMGRAEAMAAYLALAAQCPGFGAARSLVGVLHRSCAWAWEPRPCPSPGQGRQSPSTVSAMAMWPPAS; the protein is encoded by the exons ATGCAGGGTGTGCTCCAAACCTGCCGGGACTTGCCCGCGCTCCGGGATGAACTCTTCCTGCAGCTGGCTAAGCAGACCTCGGGCCCTGCAGGTCCCCCCGGGCTCCCGGCTACCCAAGACCCTGCGGCCCTGCGGTACTGGCAACTCCTCACCTGCATGAGCTGCACCTTCCGACCTGGGGGAGCTGTGCGGGGGCACCTCCTGGGGCACTTGGAGAG GACCGAGCAGGCACTCCCGGACTCGGAACTGGCGGAATATGCTCGCTTCATCCGGAAAGCGCTGGGCCGGACGCGCGGCAGAGAGCTGGTGCCCTCGCTGGCGGAGATTTCCGCGTTGAGCCAACGGCGGGAGCTGCTGTGTACCGTGCACTGTCCGGGGGCTGGTGCCTGTGCTGTGGCCATCGACTCCCACACCACGGCGGGGGAG GTGGCTCGAGAGCTGGTGGGGCGGCTGGGCTTGGCCCGGAGCCGCAACGCATTCGCGCTGTACGAGCAGCGAGGGGCCCAGGAGCGAGCCCTGGCTGGGGGGACTCTCGTGGCCGACGTGCTCACCAG CTTGGCCGCGGAGGAAGCTGGGTTGGAGGACTCGCCCGACTCCGGGTGGAGACTATGTCTGCGTCTTCACGGACCTCTGCACCCTGAGGGGCTGTCCCCAGACGGTCACGAACTGCCTTTCCTCTTTGAGCAG GCTCACGCTCTGCTGCTGCGGGGCCGGCCGCCCCCACCCGACGACACGCTGCGCGCCCTGGCGGCGCTGCGCCTGCAGAGCCTGCATCGGGACTTCTCTCCGCGGGTGCCCCTGCCCCGCCTGGACCGCCTGCtcccgcccccggccccgccgCGCGAAGACCCGCCCCGCCCGACACCCAGGCCGCCCCCTTCCGCTGCCCTGCTGGCCGGGGCGCTCTGGAGCCCGGGCCTGGCCAAGAGGCGGGCGGAGCGGGCCCGGCGCGGCGGGGCCGGCCGCACTGCGGGAAGCATTGCCCGCGAGGGAGGAGGCGGCGCCGGCACGGCAGCTGCCGTGCTGGGCGGCTGGAAGCGGCTACGGGGCATGGGCCGAGCTGAGGCCATGGCCGCCTACCTGGCCCTGGCGGCGCAGTGTCCGGGGTTCGGCGCTGCTCG GAGCCTGGTGGGGGTGCTCCACAGAAGCTGTGCCTGGGCTTGGGAGCCAAGGCCATGTCCCTCTCCCGGCCAGGGGAGACAGAGCCCATCCACAGTGTCAGCTATGGCCATGTGGCCGCCTGCCAGCTAA